DNA sequence from the Bacillus pumilus genome:
ACAGCTGTCATTGAAGCGGGAAGAGCAAGGATTAGGCCAATTTTACTAACAGCATTTACGGCACTTGTTGCCCTAATGCCTGTAGCATTAAGTAATGATCCGCTCTTTAAGCCGCTGGCAATCTGCATTGTATCGGGTGTCTTTTTCTCAACAATTTTGACACTATTAATTGTGCCAGCCTTATATATTGCCGTTTCAAAAAGACGGTGAATCAAAAAGTAAATCTCCTTTTCTATGGGGATTTGCTTTTTTTTTAGAAAAATATCCAAAAAAATATGTGGAGTGTTCATTTGTCTTTTTGCAGTAGACAATGGTATTTACGACGAAAATAAGACGTGTTAAAATCTCATTGGGAGAAGTTTTTTAACAAAGGGGTTGTACGTCATGTGTGGAACGATGAAAGCAATTGTTAAAAAAGAAAGCGCTTACGGAGCGGTGCTGATGGAGATGCCGATTCCAGAAATCAATGATCATGAAGTATTGATTCAGGTGAAAGCCACTTCGATATGCGGAACAGACGTGCATATTTACAATTGGGATGACTGGGCAAAGGGAAGAGTTAAAGCGCCCTACATTTTTGGACATGAATTTACAGGGGAAGTTGTCAAGACGGGGAAACAAGTCTCACGTGCAAAAGTAGGGGATTTTGTATCGGCAGAGACACATGTTGTATGTAATCAGTGCTCTATGTGTTTAACAGGTCAACAGCACTTGTGCAATGAAACGAAAATTTTAGGAGTAGACATTGACGGCTGTTTTGCTGAATATGTCAAAGTACCTGAACAAAATGTGTGGCACAATCCAGCTCAAATGCCAGTAGAGCTTGCGTCTATTCAAGAGCCGCTTGGCAATGCGGTTCATACAGTGCTGCACACACCTGTTTCAGGTAAGTCAGTGGCGATTTTTGGCTGCGGACCAATCGGTTTAATGGCGATCGCCGTCGCGAAAGCTTCCGGTGCTGTCCAAGTGTTTGCTGTCGATCAAAACGAATACAGGCTGAATCTTGCCCGGGAAATGGGAGCAGACCATATCGTGGATATTGGAAAAGATGATCCTGTTGAGGTGATTAAGCAGTTCACGCGGATGGAGGGGGCAGATGTGATATGCGAGATGTCAGGACATCCAGTTGCCATTAATCAAGCTCTCGAAGCTTGTGCAAATGGAGGGAAAATCAATATACTAAGCTTGCCAGAACGACCAGTGACAATTGACATTACGAATCAAATTGTTTTTAGGGGATTAACCGTGCAAGGGATCACGGGGAGAAAAATGTTTGAAACGTGGCGTCAAGTATCTGAGTTATTAAGAACAAATACCATCGATGTCAAGCCAGTTGTCACCCATACACTACCATTTGAACAGTTCGAAAAGGGATTTGAACTCATGAGAAATGGGATGTGCGGAAAGGTCGTACTGATGATGCCATCAAATCAAAGGGGGAAGAAAGGATGAAAGAATTCACGTATTTACAAGATGAACTGGAAACAATGAAGCAGCAAGGCACTCACCAAACATTGAAAGAGATTGACTCAAAACAATCATCCACTGTGACATTAAATGAACAACCTGTCATACAGCTCTCCTCAAATAACTACTTAGGCCTCACCTCACATCCAAGGCTGATGAAAGCGGCAAAAGAGGCCATTGATGAATTCGGTGCTGGTACGGGGTCGGTACGAACGATCGCTGGCACAATGACGATGCACGAACGTCTTGAAAAAAAGCTCGCTGCATTTAAAAAGACCGAGGCAGCCCTTGTATTCCAATCAGGCTTTACGACCAATCAAGGGGTCTTATCAAGTATCCTGACAAAAGATGATATTGTGATTTCAGATGAACTGAATCATGCCTCAATCATTGACGGCATTCGGTTAACAAAAGCAGATAAAAAAGTATATGGTCATTCCAATATGGAAGAGCTTGAGAAAATTTTAAAGAAATCTATGAATTACCGCGTTCGTCTCATCGTCACAGACGGTGTGTTCTCGATGGATGGAGATATTGCGCCACTTCCTGAGATTGTCAGGCTCGCAGAAGCATATGATGCATTTGTGATGGTAGACGATGCACATGCCTCGGGCGTGCTTGGTGAAAATGGCCGCGGGACAGTCAACCATTTTAAACTCGACGGCAGAGTGCATATTCAGGTTGGGACACTTAGTAAGGCTGTCGGAGTGCTCGGCGGCTATGTAGCGGGATCAGCCGTTTTGATTGATTATTTAAAGCATAAAGCAAGACCGTTTTTATTCAGCACCTCACATCCGCCAGCTGTGACTAGAGCGTGTGAAGAAGCGATTGAAGTGCTGTTAGACGAACCAGAGCGAATTAGCACGCTCTGGGAAAACGCCGCCTATTTCAAAGAAAAAGTCGTCAGCCTTGGATTTCAAGTTGCTCCGACAGAAACACCCATTATTCCAATTATGATTGGAGACGAAGCTCTTACGTTTCGCTTTTCAAAGGCTTTAATAGACCGAGGCGTGTTTGCCCAGGGCATCGCTTTCCCAACTGTAGCAAAAGGAAAAGCGAGAATTAGAGCCATCATCACAGCAGAGCACACAAAA
Encoded proteins:
- a CDS encoding glycine C-acetyltransferase; this translates as MKEFTYLQDELETMKQQGTHQTLKEIDSKQSSTVTLNEQPVIQLSSNNYLGLTSHPRLMKAAKEAIDEFGAGTGSVRTIAGTMTMHERLEKKLAAFKKTEAALVFQSGFTTNQGVLSSILTKDDIVISDELNHASIIDGIRLTKADKKVYGHSNMEELEKILKKSMNYRVRLIVTDGVFSMDGDIAPLPEIVRLAEAYDAFVMVDDAHASGVLGENGRGTVNHFKLDGRVHIQVGTLSKAVGVLGGYVAGSAVLIDYLKHKARPFLFSTSHPPAVTRACEEAIEVLLDEPERISTLWENAAYFKEKVVSLGFQVAPTETPIIPIMIGDEALTFRFSKALIDRGVFAQGIAFPTVAKGKARIRAIITAEHTKEELDRALTIIEEEAKKLNILD
- the tdh gene encoding L-threonine 3-dehydrogenase, whose product is MCGTMKAIVKKESAYGAVLMEMPIPEINDHEVLIQVKATSICGTDVHIYNWDDWAKGRVKAPYIFGHEFTGEVVKTGKQVSRAKVGDFVSAETHVVCNQCSMCLTGQQHLCNETKILGVDIDGCFAEYVKVPEQNVWHNPAQMPVELASIQEPLGNAVHTVLHTPVSGKSVAIFGCGPIGLMAIAVAKASGAVQVFAVDQNEYRLNLAREMGADHIVDIGKDDPVEVIKQFTRMEGADVICEMSGHPVAINQALEACANGGKINILSLPERPVTIDITNQIVFRGLTVQGITGRKMFETWRQVSELLRTNTIDVKPVVTHTLPFEQFEKGFELMRNGMCGKVVLMMPSNQRGKKG